One Mangifera indica cultivar Alphonso chromosome 4, CATAS_Mindica_2.1, whole genome shotgun sequence genomic region harbors:
- the LOC123213050 gene encoding probable calcium-binding protein CML25 produces the protein MGFGSIFHRKKKSGSGTASSSSPNGSQSPIAAATMPFQNPRISATIPNVRELEHVFRKFDANGDGKISAAELGAIMSSLGQATSDEELDKMMKEIDSDGDGFVDFDEFVELNTKGVDSEEIMTNLKDAFSVYDIDGNGSITAEELFEVLKSLGDECSLAECRKMISGVDSDGNGTIDFEEFKVMMMMGSRLEYDPIERER, from the coding sequence ATGGGTTTTGGTTCAATTTTTCACCGGAAAAAGAAATCCGGTTCCGGAACGGCGTCGTCTTCGTCCCCCAACGGATCACAATCACCCATCGCCGCTGCAACGATGCCGTTTCAGAACCCGAGAATCTCTGCCACTATCCCGAACGTTCGCGAGCTAGAGCATGTTTTTAGGAAATTTGACGCCAACGGCGACGGCAAGATCTCCGCGGCGGAGCTTGGCGCCATCATGTCCAGCCTAGGCCAGGCCACCAGCGACGAGGAACTCGACAAGATGATGAAAGAAATCGACTCCGACGGTGACGGCTTCGTCGACTTCGACGAATTCGTAGAACTGAACACCAAGGGCGTTGATTCCGAAGAAATAATGACGAATTTGAAGGACGCGTTCTCCGTCTACGACATTGACGGTAACGGATCGATAACGGCGGAGGAGCTCTTCGAAGTATTGAAGAGTTTGGGCGATGAATGCAGTCTGGCCGAGTGTAGGAAGATGATAAGTGGAGTTGACAGTGACGGTAACGGCACCATTGATTTCGAGGAGTTCAAGGTAATGATGATGATGGGGTCGAGGCTTGAGTACGATCcaattgagagagagagatga